GACCCCCTCTGGGAAGACTATCGCGATTTTGCACGGCAGTTTGGGCTGGTGTCTTGCTGGTCGCTGCCCATTCTCTCCTCCCAGGGCAGTGTCTTGGGCAGCATTGCGATTCACAGCCGGACGCCGCGTACCCCAACCGCCACCGACTGGTCACTGCTGGAAATTTCTGCGCCGCTGGCGGGCATTGCCATCGAGCAGGCGCGGGCGGATGCGGCCCTGCAAGCCGCCGAAGCCAAATATCGGGGCATCTTTGAAAACGCGGTGGAGGGGATTTTTCAAAGCACCCCCGATGGGCAATATCTGATGGTCAACCCGATGCTGGCACGACTGTATGGCTACGAGTCGCCCGCCGACCTGGTGGCGAATTTGACCAATATCGGGCAGCAACTCTATGTAGATCCGCAGCGTCGGGCAGAGTTTGTGCGGCTGATGCAGACCGTGGGCACGGTTCAAGGGTTCGAGTCGGAGGTGTATCGAAAGGATGGCAGTATTATCTGGATTTCGGAATCGGCGCGAGCGCTCTACGATGCGGCAGGAAACCTGATCCGGTTTGAAGGAACCGTGGAAAATATCACCCGACGCAAGCGGGCAGAATTGGAACTGCTGAACCGCGACAATCTGTTGCAGGGGGTTGCCCAGGCTGCGAACTGCCTGCTCACCCATGAGGATTTATCGACGGCCATTTCCGAGGCGATCGCCATTCTGGGCACGATGGCCCGGGTTGATCGGGTGTTTATTGCCGAAAATCATCCCCACGAAACGACGGGTGAGATGGCCATGAGTGTCCGCTATGAATGGGTTCGCAAAGGCACAGTCCCCTGCCTGTCCGACTGGCAAAATCAGCCCTACGCCGCCCACGGTCTAGGTCGCTGGTATGAGCAGTTTTTGCTAGGCAAGTCTGTGGGAGGAATCGCGCGAGAGTTGCCTAGGGTTGAGCAGGATGTACTAGCAGCGGTTCGTGTGCTGTCTTCGCTGATGGTGCCGATTTTTATCGAAGATGAGTTTTGGGGGTATATCGGGCTGGATGACTGTCATGCTGAGCGGCAATGGTCTGCAAGCGACGAATCCAGCCTACGGGCGATCGCCGCCAGTTTGGGGGGCGCGATCAAGCGTCAACGCACCGAAGAGAAAATGCGCTACCAGGCCTTTCATGACGCGCTGACAGGTCTACCCAACCGGATGATGTTCAACCGCCATCTGTATCTCATGTTGGCCCGCTCCCGCCGTGGAAAAGAGCCGTTTGCCGTCGTTTTTCTAGACCTGGATCGGTTCAAGACCATCAACGACACGCTGGGCCATACGGTGGGCGATCGCCTGCTGGAACAAGCCACACAGCGCCTCACCTACTGCCTGCGCGAAGAAGACATCATCGCCCGCTGGGGCGGCGACGAATTTACCCTGCTGCTGCCCAATCTAAAATCGCCCCAGGATGCCAGCCGGATTGCTGAACGCATCTCGGAGAACCTGCGCCCCCCCTTCTACGTCGATAGCCACGAGCTACACATCACATGCAGCATGGGCATTGCCCTGTTTCCAGAGCACGGAACCGATGCCCAAACCCTGCTGAAAAATGCCGATGCCGCACTCTACCTTGCCAAAGGGCACGGACGCGACAATCATCAGTTCTATACGCCCGCGATTACCAGCCAGTCTACGGAACGTCTCGCCCTCGATAGCAGCCTACACTACGCGCTAAAGCGCCAGGAATTTACCCTCCACTATCAGCCTCAGGTCAATGTCCTGACGGGGGAAATTATTCAGATGGAGGCACTACTCCGATGGACTCATCCCAAACTTGGGCTAATTTCACCCCAGACTTTTATCGGGCTAGCAGAAGAAAATGGGCTGATCGTTCCCATCGGGTTTTGGGTTCTCCGCACAGCCTGTCTGCAAAACAAACAGTGGCAAGAAGCTGGATTCGGCCCGCTGCGAGTGGCGGTAAATCTATCCGCACGACAGTTTCAGCAGCCTAACCTGGTAGGTGCGATCGCCAGCATCCTAGAAGAAACGGGATTGCCGCCAACCGGCCTGGAGCTAGAGATTACCGAGACGGCTGCGATGCAGAATGTAGAGTTCACCACCACACTGCTGCACGAGTTACAGGATATGGGCGTGCGGATTGCAATGGACGACTTTGGCACAGGCTACTCGTCGCTGGGCTATCTGAAGCAATTTCCGCTCAATACACTGAAAATCGACCGATCCTTCGTTAAAGATGTGACGGCCAACCCAGACGATGCGGCAATTGTGGCGGCAATTGTGGCGCTAGGCCAGGGGCTGAACTTGAACGTCGTCGCTGAAGGCGTAGAAACGATAGACCAGCTCGCCAAGCTGCGATCGCTCCAGTGTGAAGAAATGCAGGGCAATCTCTTCAGCCGTCCGCTAGATGCAGCGACTGCCACCCAATTTTTGCAAAAGAACCAGCCCCGCAGCAACCTCCAGCGGTTCTGTCAGCCGTTCGATCGGTCAGGCTAAAGAGCAATTTGGTTAGACGGCGGCACTGTCAGCAAGGAGCTTGAGAAATCCGCTGGAAAGCTCTACTTGCACCCCAGCGATTCTCGTGTATCAGCGCCAGTCACCGGGTTTATACCTGATGCCGTTTTGCATAGATGAAGCACTTGCTCTCGATCCAGCATGGCAAAGGTAAAATCGGCTCCGTCCACCTTCGCACCCTTGAAGTTACTTTTCAGCAGCATGGCAGAAGTCAGCACGGCATTGCTCAGGTCGGCTCCTGCAAAATTGCTGAGGTAGGCAATCCCATCGGTCATGTCGATTCCTTTCAGGTTGGCCCCCGTAAGCGTGGAACCGTTGAACACAGCCCCGCGCAGGTCAGCACCGCTGAAGTCTGCTCCAGCAAGCTGAGCATTGGCAAATTCGGCTTGAATCAACTGTTGTCCTGCAAAATTTTTGGTGGTGGCTTCTACGTCGTCGTAGGCGCGGATGGCAGCAGAACTCGCGGCGATCGCCCCCTGCGGCAGCCCCATCAGCCCCACCCACAGCCCAAACACCAGACTCAGCAACGCTCGAAGTAAACGCATGGTCGTTTTAGAAATTCACACTCCCAACGTTAATAAACGTAACATTCTGCCGCCATGTTTTGGCAGCCCACTTCAACAGCCCGCTGCAACAGCCCGCTGCAACAGCACAATCTGACCGCACAATTTGGACAGCATGGCAGGTTGGATAGCATGGCAGGCACAGCAAACTCGACGGCGCAAGTTCGACGGCGCAAGTTCGACGGCGCAAGCACGGTTCAACCGCCAACTTAGACCATGACTTGCCAGACTAAAACTGCCGCAAAAAGCGCAGATCGCTCTTGTAGAGGTCGCGGATGTCGGTCATCTGGTGCAGCACCATCGCAAACCGCTCTACCCCGAAGCCGGCCGCAAAGCCCGTGTAAATTTCCGGGTC
The Thermoleptolyngbya sichuanensis A183 DNA segment above includes these coding regions:
- a CDS encoding pentapeptide repeat-containing protein — translated: MRLLRALLSLVFGLWVGLMGLPQGAIAASSAAIRAYDDVEATTKNFAGQQLIQAEFANAQLAGADFSGADLRGAVFNGSTLTGANLKGIDMTDGIAYLSNFAGADLSNAVLTSAMLLKSNFKGAKVDGADFTFAMLDREQVLHLCKTASGINPVTGADTRESLGCK